The following coding sequences lie in one Bacteroidetes bacterium SB0662_bin_6 genomic window:
- a CDS encoding asparagine synthetase B, translated as MSLRSIRFLFLAAALSLATLSARAQDILIPMDIRQSNHLKAYGIVFWLLEQGETVDWLLNYRGGSFLASGFDGLEQELQVRGVHFERIDTGASARIIAEVESEEHNTAVVRLETAPNIAVYAPEQTLPWDDAVLLALEYAEVTYDILYDDKILDGNLREYDWLHLHHEDFTGQYGKFLQYRNVPWYIEQQRDTEQMAARYGFRKASRLKLEVAQTIKEYVREGGFLFAMCSGTDTYDIALAAHRTDIVPAEYDGDPVDPDALSRLDFDMTLAFENFTPVFHPAEYEHANIDTGPPPPALRNQAIDYFTLFEFSAKWDPVPTMLTQNHVATLKGFIGQTTNFRKAFIKPSVVVLAEAPNRDEVKYLHGNFGEGTFTFYAGHDPEDYQHYVGDPPTDLDLHKNSPGYRLILNNILFPAAKKKKQKT; from the coding sequence ATGTCCTTGCGCAGCATTCGTTTTCTTTTTCTGGCAGCGGCCCTGTCGCTTGCCACATTATCCGCAAGAGCGCAGGATATCCTGATTCCTATGGATATCCGACAGTCCAATCATCTTAAGGCATACGGAATCGTATTCTGGCTGCTCGAACAGGGTGAAACGGTAGACTGGCTGCTAAACTACCGGGGGGGCTCGTTCCTGGCCAGCGGGTTCGATGGCCTTGAACAGGAATTGCAGGTGCGTGGCGTTCATTTCGAACGGATCGACACGGGCGCATCCGCCCGCATCATTGCAGAGGTGGAAAGCGAAGAACATAACACTGCCGTCGTACGCCTGGAGACCGCGCCGAACATTGCCGTGTACGCTCCGGAACAAACGCTGCCGTGGGACGACGCCGTACTGCTTGCGCTCGAATATGCCGAGGTAACGTACGACATCCTGTACGACGACAAGATTCTCGATGGAAACCTCCGGGAATACGACTGGCTACACCTTCATCATGAAGATTTCACAGGTCAGTACGGAAAATTTCTGCAATACCGGAATGTACCCTGGTACATCGAACAGCAGCGTGACACCGAGCAAATGGCCGCACGGTACGGTTTTCGCAAGGCAAGCCGCCTCAAACTGGAAGTGGCGCAAACCATCAAGGAATATGTAAGAGAAGGAGGGTTCCTTTTTGCCATGTGCTCCGGCACCGATACCTACGACATTGCGCTGGCGGCCCATCGAACGGACATCGTCCCGGCGGAGTATGACGGCGACCCGGTGGATCCTGACGCATTGTCGCGTCTTGATTTCGACATGACGCTGGCCTTCGAAAACTTCACCCCTGTCTTCCATCCCGCCGAGTACGAACACGCGAACATTGATACCGGGCCTCCTCCTCCCGCGTTGCGTAATCAGGCTATCGACTATTTCACCCTGTTTGAATTCAGCGCAAAATGGGATCCGGTGCCCACCATGTTAACCCAGAACCATGTGGCGACACTCAAGGGATTTATTGGACAAACAACCAATTTCCGCAAAGCATTCATCAAGCCATCGGTGGTCGTGCTTGCGGAAGCGCCGAACAGAGATGAAGTCAAATACCTGCACGGAAATTTTGGAGAAGGGACCTTCACGTTCTATGCCGGACACGACCCCGAAGATTATCAGCATTACGTAGGCGATCCCCCTACTGATTTGGATCTGCACAAAAACTCGCCGGGCTACCGCCTCATTCTGAACAATATTCTCTTCCCCGCAGCGAAGAAGAAAAAACAAAAAACCTGA